The Osmerus eperlanus chromosome 1, fOsmEpe2.1, whole genome shotgun sequence genome includes the window AGAAAATAATGATTTATTTCACACAAGTAGCCTGACAAATTTCTAAAATATTGAATGATTTTAGAATACTACCAAAATTTACAAACATTAAATCTTAACTCCTAGGTTAAAATGTCTCCCATTGACAATGTGCAATTCATTAAGTAAAATACAGTATTGTGTATTCTAACCCATTCTCCATTTTCAATCATGCAGGTACAGTATGATGGCAGTCAGTCTAGGCAGCATGTTTCTGTTCCCTGTGCTGCTCTGTGGTCTGTCCTGTTCCTCATTCCTGCCCTCATCTCAGGGCCAGTCAGACCGgctagggagagcagggtgtttacctcaaaccacctctgctacatgAGCTCTGGAAAGTCCCACACCACTTTAACTTCAGTAGCCTAACCACACAGCCAATGAGAGGATTTGTTTCTGTTGCTAGGTAAGCTATGATTCTAACATTGCAAGATGAGAGGTGTAAGGCTTTACCATGGCAGGGTCTTAGGGTCTGAGCAGTACAATACCTATGTAGCATCTACTATTTAGCATTAACGGTCATTACAAGAAGATGACACATGCATGGCTTCTACACATTGTAGcagccatgcatgtgtgtgtgttaagtttaGCGTCCATGAATCCTACAGAGGCCATGACAAGCCCTTCAAAGGATTACACGACTCAGGGTAAAATGATCCCCCAGCATCACTGACAGTCAACTGAAAATAATGTTCACAACAGGGGGGACTGCTTGCCAACTGAGTAAAAACCCACCACCCAATAATAATTGAAGACATGATCCTACTGCATGCAAAGAAGTGGAAGTGAAACATTGTTGGGACTGTTTTACTCTCAGTCCAACACCATGAAGGCATGACAAACAAGATGAACTGATGAGTCTAGCATCAGAGAGAAAGTAGTGGAGCTACTAGACTCTAATCAATATTGTGTGTAGTACTGGATACATGTTGCAttacagagggaaagaggaggcatatatgtttttgtgtgtatattctgtaggtgtttgagtgtgaatgtgtgcctgtgtgttttgtgtatgggTATAACCTAACTATACCCTCACTCCTTATCTACTTCAGACATCACATCATCAAAGTCTGCCTCTTTGTTGTATTATGGTCATGTTTCCACTCTGCATAAACTACCCAGTGGTATGAACATAGTTGTAGTCTGTAGTTTTTTTTGCATTTATCTCAAAAGAGACCTGGATTGAATTAAGGCTCAGAATATAAAATGACTGGATGGAAACGGCCTTTACTGTTACAGAAATCacagtttttattattatttttcctttcaGTATTTCCTCCAGTTGGCCGGGAAAGTACCATAACTTGGAACATGGATGCAAAGAGGTCATGTCAGGCCCTCAAAGGTAATCCTATACATACAGTATCAAGCATAAAATACTACCACATCATTATTGATACTGTCAATAAAAGATCATTTTCACAACATAGgccattaaactacacatcCTTCCCAGAGACCTTTATAAAGTAAGTGACAACATGGTTAAAAACCACATACATTAATGATGTTGTTTGATTCTGTAACAAACCCCAACACCATGAAGCCAAGGCATGACAAGCAGGATGACCAGAGGAgcccagagagagaagctgctggagctgcagctGACCTGGAAtgagctgctggagctgcagctGACCTGGAATGAGCTGCTGGAGCTGACCTGGAAtgagctgctggagctgcagctGACCTGGAATGAGCTGCTGGAGCTGACCTGGAATCAGCTGCTGGAGCTGACCTGGAATcagctgctggagctgcagctGGCCTGTAATCAGCTGCTGGAACTGACCTGGAATcagctgctggagctgcagctGACCTGGAATCAGCTGCTGGAGCTGACCTGGAATCAGCTGCTGGAGCTGACCTGGAATcagctgctggagctgcagctGGCCTGTAATCAGCTGCTGGAACTGACCTGGAATcagctgctggagctgcagctGACCTGGAATcagctgctggagctgcagctGACCTGGAATcagctgctggagctgcagctGACCTGGAATCAGCTGCTGGGAGGCAGCAGAGGGACGACCACTTGGTACATCTggaaatgacacacacagaagctgaATCCTGGTGGGCAAAACCACGACTCATGGAAGAGCATCACCCTGAGAGATGAGAACAATATACAGAGCAAGTAGCTGACTTGTAGACACATGTTCGCATCCTTATAGTAATAGTACATACCTCATCCTCTGGTCAGGTCAGAGAGCTACATGATCAGactttgtgtctctatgtgCAGTTATGGGCCTGCTTCCAACTGCTTTAGTTAGCCACCACCACCAGCTGAATACTGGCATATGCATAAGTTACAATAACCCTCACAATGATGCTATGGGTACTGTTTACTGCACTGCACCTCCTAAGACAACGACTAGAAAGATCCCCATCCACCAGCATTACTTTGAACAAGCATATGGACTGATTCTTACAATAACTTTGTACAATAACTttctggctggacctgatgttagtttcccccaggatcacaatgactcttattgagagacttgttgctcttgttggtttgttgtaactgtcttaaaatgattgtactcgctgtgaaatatattattgttgcttgctttttccacaagtacactcttgcacttttgaggttcttttgtttaattgtaacttgtctaactacatgctcttatcgttcttccctttgggacttatttggtttcacaatgtatgcttcatgtttggatacccgcaatgtttggggctatctcgttgttatgatcagtgacctatgcacttttgaaaaactctctcttggaagtcgctttggataaaagcgtctgctaaatgcataaatgtaaatgtaaactttcTTTATTATGGGATCATCACTCATCCTACATACATGCATCATAGCATATAGTGATTTATTTCACACAAGTAGCCTGACAAATTCCTAAAATGTTGAATGATTTTAGAATACAACCAAAATTTACAAATGTTAactcttacagtaagtaaaataCAGTATCATGTATTCTAACCCATCCTAATCCATTTTCCATTTTAAACCATGCAGGTACAGTATGATGGCAGTCAGTCTAGGCAGCATGTTTCTGTTCCCTGTGCTGCTCTGTGGTCTGTCCTGTTCTTCATTCCTGCCCTCATCTCAGGGCCAGTCAGACCGgctagggagagcagggtgtttacctcaaaccacctctgctacatgAGCTCTGGAAAGTCCCACAATTACACTTTCACTTCAGTAGCCTAACCACACAGCCAATGAGAGGGTTTTTTTTCTGTTGCTAGGTAAGCTATAATTCTGACATTGCAAGATGAGAGGTGTAAGGGTTTACCATGGCAGGGtcatatgtttttgtgtgtatattctgtaggtgtttgagtgtgaatgtgtgcctgtgtgttttgggtATGGGTATAACCTAACTATACCCTCACTCCTTATCTACTTCAGAGATCACATCATCAAAGTCTGTCTCTTTGTTGTAATATGGTTGTGTTTCCACTCTGCATAAACTACCCAGTAGTGTGAACATTTCTGTTGTTGTAGTCTATAAAAGAAAAATGATCTCAAAAGAGACCTGAATTGAATTAAGGCTCAGTATATGAAAGGACTGGATGGGAACGGCCTTTACTGTTAAAgaaaaaaacagtttttttattattgtttttccATTCAGTATTTCCTCCATGTGGCCAGGAAAGTACCATGACTTTAATTTCACTTCTGTATTCACCCAACCAATGAGATATTTGATGTGGAGTTTTTCCTTCTTCTGTCATCTGTTGTTGGCTAACGCGTGATTCTGATCGCACAAGAAAAGAGACGAGTGCTGTGGCTGGGGCACAGGGTGCAAGCAGAAGGATATATAGCACCATCTACTGAGCCTACAGGGTCATTACAACTCTGAGATGACATGTCTCTGCTCACCTTAAACACTAACACAAACactcattattttattttttacattataTGTAAATCATACCTAATTATTAATGTTTCATAAAACAGAAAGAATGTTTTCACTACCCTTATTTAGCCTACTCTTGATCTAAAACCCCAGACCTGGTTAGTAATATGTTTTCATAAAAGTAAATCAGACTAATAGactaatacaaatatataaatcATATTTACAAATATACAAACAGGTCTGTATGTTGATCCCCATGAAATGCCTTATTTTCTGGCAGCGTAATGGCAGTGTCAGTGGAAACACTTGTGTCATTTGACCTAATCCTGAACCAGTTGACCTAAGAATACAGGCAAACAGAAACAAGTGGCCAGTTATACATATGAAGACTGTCATGACCTATGGAACCAGACAAAGGCTGGTTTCATAGGATACAGACCAGCACATAAAACTAGGTCTATTCACAATGTGGCCTACATATCTGTTGTAATCGTAGGTTTGGGTCAAACCCTGTAGAGGGCAGCATTGCCCTGAGTTTCAGTAATTGGAAAAATATTGGAATTGCATGACTATTATATACAGGAGAAAATTGTCATTAGTAAACTACAGTGAGAGATAAAGTAAAAAGGAGATAAGAGAGCAAGAtaatgtgtgtttctgcatctACATTTGTGACAAAAAGACCTATGTAATTGTAAACAGTAGTTAGGGGTACACATTTTTccatgtatatacagtatggcaTGTAGGCCTCGTTGACCTGAGCTACAACTCGTTTTTGAGTAAAAAAGTTTcataaataggcctacataataAATGGAATATTTTGACTAACTAATCTGGGTGTGGGAGACGAAATGTGTCCATCTGAAGTGCTTGAACGAAATGTTAGCCCCCACAGTGTGGTTTCTCCATACATTTCTTAGTCTGGACAGGTGTCCAGAACAACCAATATTTAATGAAAAttatgagaaaaaaaacattttatgttTTCAGATACTCTGTGTAGACAAAGACATGGAATATTATGACAATCAGATGAAGTAAACTCATTTTTCAGAGAGAAAACGTGTAAATCGGTCTAATTTAACCGGAACAcaaacaggagggggagaggatgggttAGGGGGGCAATGGGCTGGAGTTGGGGTAGGCCTATAGTAACCTATCGGGGGTGGACTTCGGGACAAGCAGACGGTAGAAAACTTTTGTTCATTTTCCGTTGCAAATCGGGTTATTTGCATTTAATGTGGTTCAtcaaacaacaaacaatagtGTCTCCCGCTGTTGTCGCTGGCTAACGAAAAGACAATTGATGAGCGACCGTATTTAACTTTTCGCTCTCCGTTGAAACTGCGCCGCGCTTCGATATGAAGACTTTGGCGGAGCTGATTGCCCATTGTCTTCTCTGGGTTCAAAGTGAGTAACTTACTAACACTGATGAAAAACTGTTGTTTTGGCTTTTTGCTCGCAAACAACGTGTTTTGTGTGAGTACATTGGCTATAGGTCATGTGTGGGCATTTTATTGAGCTGTTGTGTGTCGCAAAACTGCATGTTTAAAATGAGAAACGTTAAACCATATTACTTATTATATGGAGTAATTTTCTCAATGCGTAGCCTACCTATGTTGGAAACACGCATAAAAGGTGACAAGGTTTATCCTAGACATGTATCCtctagctcctctctctctctcactctctcgctctctcactctttctccctccctcgctctcgctctctctttctcctagttttttctctctttctttcctccccgTTTCAGCCAGACCTGTCCAGGCCAGACAAACCCAGAGAGATGGCCTGGTGCAGGTGTTACAGATGGAGTGTCAGGATGGTATGAGGGGGAGCAGAGTCAGTCCAGACTGGGCTGGCTGGCCTCAGGGCAGATGGACCATTTGGACAGAGATAAGGATCAATGTCCTCATTCAACTGTAACATCCTCTCCAACATTAGATTTGGTTCATGGATGTTGTCCAATTAGAGCTGAGATCCTCGTAGAGTCACAGTCCTGATCAGGGTAGAGGTTTGTCATATCTCTGATCCAAGGAGCTGGAGAGTGGTTACTCCACTCCTCAGTTCTACAGAATCAAGGCAGCAAAGCGGAAATAGACCTCCTGGAATGCCTGTGAGGGGCCTCCTTGAGATGATGCCCCACAGTGTTCCAGATTGTTGTGGAGCTTGTAGGAGCAGTAAAACAGCAGCATCTTGCTGGTGTGTTTCATTAGTCAAGAGTCCTGTGGAGTCAGGGGGGTCACTATGACATGAGGGGACCTGTTTGGATCTATTGATGTGTCTGAAACGTCAGTGTtgcatccctgtgtgtgtgtgtgtgtgtgtgtgtttgaggctgGGTAAGTGATTATGTGTTTCATGTTTCTTTTACAGTCCCAGCTGCCTTTTTCATCCCAGCCGGTGAGAATTCTCCCAATTCTacagctgtgtgttgtgtgcattttccagtgtgtatgtttgtggctgtgtatgtgtatgcatgtgtgtggttgtgtatgtgtgttgacaTGCATTGTCATTCATGTCTGGCCTGACAATAAGTGGTGTGCAAATATTCAGTACATGACTCCCAAAtccttcttttctttctgtctgtctctcaatctATATTCCCTCctgtctttctttttgtctctcactctctgtctctctctgtctgtctgtctctctctgtctgtctcggtctctctccctgtctcggtCTCAGTCCTGGCCCAGTCAGACGGCAGCAGTAGTGTGGTGGTGGCGGGCTACAACGTGAGCGCCCCTGCTGGTTCCAGGGTGgtactgcagtgtgtgagtgggaggatggtgtggaccAGGGACAGGCTGAGGGACAGGCAGAGGGTGGTCCACTGGGACCTGTACCGAGCTGGGCCAGACTACGCCATGGAGAGGGTGGCGGACATGTTCTCAGCTGGAGACCAGCGCATCTACAACTCCTACAACCAGGGCAGGGTCAGcctcagccaatcagctttCAGCAACGGCAACTTCTCCTTGGTCATCAGAGGTGAGAGGGTAAATGTCAGATTCATGGGCTGTGACCACTGTCATGCTGCTTACAATGTACAGTGTTGGATAAGCTTGTACttactgtgtatgtatgtgtgtgtatgtgtgtgtttgtgtgtgtagatgtggcgATGACTGACAGAGGCCTGTACTCCTGTAATCTGCATCATCACTATTGTCACCTGTATGACACAGTCAGGATACAACTCAACGTTACCAAGTCTCGTGAGTACCTCCACCTCATACACTCCTGGTCACCTCTGTCCCTCTGAACTCTgcaccagctctctctctctctgtctgtggtcAAAGGGATGGTTGTGAAAATGTTGTTGTCCTAACCATGTCCATTTATGCTGTGCTTCTAGCCTGTGGTCATAGTGATGGTTGTGGTGATGTGGTCCCAACCTCTGGTCATAGTGACTATGTGGTTATGTGGTCTTAACCTGTGGTCATGGTGACTATGTGGTTATGTGGTCTTAACCTGTGGTCACAGTGGCTGTGTGGTTATGTGGtcctaacccccctctctcactgtgaTTCAGGTCGTAAGGAGCAGAGGTTCTGGGATGGTCACAAGGCGGTCTATGTAGTCCTGCTAGGCAGCACAGTGATGCTGCCATGTGTCAACAGGAAGAGCGTCTGGACGGAGGGGGCCagtgaggaggagcagcaggtgtgtgtctgttactgtgtgtgtctgttatcatgtgtgtctgttactatgtgtgtctgttactgtgtgtgtctgttactgtgtgtgtctgttaccaTGTATgtctgttactgtgtgtgtctgttaccaTGCCTGCCTGTTACTTTGTGTGCCTGTTactatgtgtgtctgttaccatgtgtgtctgttactatgtgtgtctgttacTATGTGTGCCTGTTACTATGTGTGCCTGTTACTATGTGTGCCTGTTactatgtgtgtctgttacTATATGTGTCTGTTACTATGTGTGCCTGTTACTATGTGTGCCTGTTactatgtgtgtctgttacTATGTGTGCCTGTTactatgtgtgtctgttactatgtttgtgtgttattaTGTGTGTATACAGCACTGCACACACGTTTCGCTCATATAAGAAACTGAATGCTCTATAAACACTAGAGGTAGGTGACCCCCATCCCTCTGTGAGTGTgactggtccccccccccccctgtgttgtGCGTCTTCCTGCCGGGTCAGGTGGTCCACTGGGACCGGCAGCCCCCGGGGGTCCGTCACGACCGCGCTGACCGCCTGGTGGACCTGTACGCCTCGGGGGAGCAGCGCAGCTACGGgcccctcttcctccagagGAAGATGAACATCAGCTC containing:
- the LOC134025572 gene encoding matrix remodeling-associated protein 8-like isoform X1; this encodes MKTLAELIAHCLLWVQIPAAFFIPAVLAQSDGSSSVVVAGYNVSAPAGSRVVLQCVSGRMVWTRDRLRDRQRVVHWDLYRAGPDYAMERVADMFSAGDQRIYNSYNQGRVSLSQSAFSNGNFSLVIRDVAMTDRGLYSCNLHHHYCHLYDTVRIQLNVTKSRRKEQRFWDGHKAVYVVLLGSTVMLPCVNRKSVWTEGASEEEQQVVHWDRQPPGVRHDRADRLVDLYASGEQRSYGPLFLQRKMNISSEAFSQGDFSLAISDLQPSDQGVYSCHLHHHYCGLHERREFQLTVGPAQPQPQPQPQPQPTQPPRALPNEDKDTNRAEAPRVINVILPDQRHHFLLPLGYVLTTLLLLAFVILIIILITRRRTSRDMEFYPQTSERSNRSPKTSNEFEMEVSEVKTSNLEDSILEYKNNLLKEKAQISTLTLPKVIDLDKEKDKVMWK
- the LOC134025572 gene encoding matrix remodeling-associated protein 8-like isoform X2 — protein: MKTLAELIAHCLLWVQILAQSDGSSSVVVAGYNVSAPAGSRVVLQCVSGRMVWTRDRLRDRQRVVHWDLYRAGPDYAMERVADMFSAGDQRIYNSYNQGRVSLSQSAFSNGNFSLVIRDVAMTDRGLYSCNLHHHYCHLYDTVRIQLNVTKSRRKEQRFWDGHKAVYVVLLGSTVMLPCVNRKSVWTEGASEEEQQVVHWDRQPPGVRHDRADRLVDLYASGEQRSYGPLFLQRKMNISSEAFSQGDFSLAISDLQPSDQGVYSCHLHHHYCGLHERREFQLTVGPAQPQPQPQPQPQPTQPPRALPNEDKDTNRAEAPRVINVILPDQRHHFLLPLGYVLTTLLLLAFVILIIILITRRRTSRDMEFYPQTSERSNRSPKTSNEFEMEVSEVKTSNLEDSILEYKNNLLKEKAQISTLTLPKVIDLDKEKDKVMWK